One genomic region from Anthonomus grandis grandis chromosome 1, icAntGran1.3, whole genome shotgun sequence encodes:
- the LOC126744736 gene encoding uncharacterized protein LOC126744736, with protein sequence MDNNVAEHYNSVVCKFIGGKRINFSKRGSYQIRCEAAALSYNLGSGEYHRQIFKSIAEKSPSGHTKKFINRVKQRRINTLKIRPKTLFKKRNKSIALPDKDYGDQEADNSIQPDMEENLFEEKKKEFLEELEKNENEIKDLEISTRGQGGNPKWYQERSLRLTASNFGNICKMLEKTNCKNKVKAILYSKFRGNKHTKYGTEKEPFAIQQFEETYNLKVEMCGLFIDSECCALAASPDGLVGSRGLVEVKCPSTASAISPTEAINKKIIKFATLDENGQMHLKQNHDYFYQIQGQLHITKRDFCYFILWTPMGMLVEQIWRQDSFWNDKVIGKLKSFYYNCLLPEIIDPRYSRGLEIRNPSRK encoded by the exons ATGGACAATAATGTAGCTGAACATTATAACTCTGTGGTATGCAAGTTTATTGGCGGAAAGCgcatcaatttttcaaaaagaggGTCTTATCAAATACGGTGTGAAGCTGCAGCCCTATCTTATAATCTTGGAAGCGGAGAATACCacagacaaatttttaaatcaattgctGAAAAAAGTCCTTCTGgtcatacaaaaaaatttattaatagagTTAAACAAAGACGTATTAATACTCTTAAAATAAGACCAAAAAccctatttaaaaaacgaaataaatcaATTGCGCTTCCTGATAAAGATTATGGGGATCAGGAGGCAGATAATAGCATACAGCCAGACatggaagaaaatttatttgaagaaaaaaaaaaggaatttttagaagaactcgaaaaaaatgaaaatgagaTTAAGGATTTAGAGATTAGTACCAGAGGACAAGGAGGAAATCCAAAGTGGTATCAAGAAAGGAGTTTAAGGCTTACAGcatcaaattttggaaatatttgcaaaatgctagaaaaaacaaattgcaaaaataaagtaaaagcaaTTCTTTATTCCAAGTTTCGGGGCAATAAACACACTAAGTATGGCACCGAAAAAGAACCATTTGCTATTCAACAATTTGAGGAAACCTACAATTTAAAAGTTGAAATGTGTGGTCTTTTTATTGATTCCGAATGTTGTGCTTTGGCTGCTAGCCCTGATGGGCTAGTTGGCTCAAGAGGATTAGTAGAAGTAAAGTGCCCATCAACAGCTTCAGCAATCAGCCCTACAGAagctatcaataaaaaaataatcaagtttGCCACCCTTGATGAAAATGGACAGATGCATTTAAAACAGAACcatgattatttttatcaaatccAAGGCCAGCTTCATATCACAAAAAgagatttttgttattttattttatggacaCCTATGGGGATGCTGGTAGAACAG atttGGCGGCAGGACTCATTCTGGAATGACAAAGTgataggaaaattaaaaagtttctattACAATTGTTTATTACCGGAAATTATCGACCCGCGATATAGTAGAGGACTGGAAATAAGAAATCCATCGAgaaaataa